From Diceros bicornis minor isolate mBicDic1 chromosome 17, mDicBic1.mat.cur, whole genome shotgun sequence, the proteins below share one genomic window:
- the RERGL gene encoding ras-related and estrogen-regulated growth inhibitor-like protein → MNDVKLAVLGGEGTGKSALIVRFLTKRFIGEYASNFESIYNKHLCLEGKQLNLEIYDPCSQQQRAKFSLTSELLWSDGFVIVYDISDRSSFAFAKTLIYRIREPQTSHCKRAVESAVLLVGNKQDLCHVREVGWEEGQKLALDNRCQFCELSAAEQSLEVEMMFIRIIKDILTNCKLKEKRRPSGSKSVAKLINNVFGKRRKSV, encoded by the exons ATGAATGATGTGAAGCTTGCCGTCCTAGGTGGTGAAGGAACAGGCAAATCGG CCCTCATAGTAAGATTTCTTACCAAGCGATTCATTGGAGAATATGCTTCTAATTTTG AATCTATCTATAATAAACATTTGTGTTTGGAAGGGAAGCAACTGAATCTAGAAATATATGACCCTTGTTCCCAA CAACAGAGAGCAAAATTTTCCCTCACAAGTGAGCTGCTTTGGTCAGATGGGTTTGTTATTGTGTATGACATCAGTGACAGGTCTTCCTTTGCTTTTGCAAAAACATTGATCTACAGAATTCGGGAGCCACAAACCAGTCATTGTAAAAG agctgtggAATCAGCAGTGCTTTTGGTTGGTAACAAGCAAGATCTCTGTCACGTGCGAGAGGTTGGCTGGGAAGAAGGGCAAAAATTGGCCTTGGATAACCGATGCCAATTCTGTGAACTGTCTGCAGCAGAGCAGTCTCTGGAGGTAGAAATGATGTTTATCAGAATTATCAAAGATATCCTGACAAACTGCaaactcaaagaaaagagaagacccaGTGGATCTAAATCAGTGGCCAAATTGATCAATAATGTATTTGGAAAGAGACGGAAGTCTGTTTAG